Proteins from one Mucilaginibacter jinjuensis genomic window:
- a CDS encoding zinc-dependent alcohol dehydrogenase produces MLAMNYRGPYRVRTVEKPMPEILHPEDAIIRVTRTCICGSDLHLYHGMVPDTRVGSTFGHEFTGVVEEVGPLVQKLKVGDQVLVPFNIACGKCNFCKQGLFGNCHESNSMATAVGGIFGYSHTAGGFDGGQAEYVRVPYADVGPTVIPAEMDPDDAVLLTDVVPTGYQAAEMGGIKQGDTVVIFGAGPIGIMAARCAWFFGPSRVIIIDHIDYRLEFAKNYAKCEAYNFKDMADPVVFLKKTTDSYGADVCIDCVGCEAEGNTLQTFSGRVALMQAGAATALQWAVNSVKKGGIVSVVGVYGPPFNLVPFGNIVNKGLTIRANQASVKRLLPKLIDHVMSGRLNPKGLITHRIPLEEVSDAYRLFSSKLDNCIKTVLIPSAKH; encoded by the coding sequence ATGTTAGCCATGAATTATCGCGGGCCATACCGCGTACGGACAGTAGAAAAACCGATGCCGGAGATTTTGCATCCCGAGGATGCCATCATCCGGGTCACCCGAACCTGTATATGCGGGTCCGACCTGCATTTATATCATGGCATGGTACCCGACACTCGTGTCGGCTCAACCTTCGGCCATGAGTTTACCGGCGTTGTTGAAGAAGTTGGCCCACTGGTACAAAAACTTAAGGTTGGCGACCAGGTACTGGTACCATTCAACATAGCTTGCGGTAAATGTAATTTCTGCAAACAGGGATTATTTGGTAACTGCCATGAATCAAATTCGATGGCTACAGCCGTAGGTGGCATTTTCGGCTATTCGCATACAGCCGGCGGCTTCGACGGTGGCCAGGCAGAATATGTGCGCGTTCCGTATGCTGATGTTGGCCCTACGGTTATTCCAGCAGAAATGGACCCTGATGATGCGGTGTTACTAACGGATGTTGTGCCAACCGGTTATCAGGCTGCAGAGATGGGCGGTATTAAACAAGGCGATACCGTAGTGATATTTGGCGCGGGGCCTATTGGTATTATGGCAGCACGATGCGCCTGGTTCTTCGGGCCTTCCAGGGTAATTATTATTGACCATATCGACTATCGTCTTGAATTTGCGAAGAACTATGCCAAATGCGAAGCTTATAATTTTAAAGATATGGCTGACCCCGTTGTGTTTCTCAAAAAAACAACGGACTCGTACGGAGCTGATGTTTGCATTGACTGTGTAGGCTGTGAGGCCGAAGGCAATACACTACAAACTTTTAGCGGAAGAGTCGCCTTAATGCAGGCTGGAGCGGCTACTGCCTTGCAATGGGCGGTCAATTCGGTAAAAAAAGGAGGTATCGTTTCGGTGGTTGGTGTTTATGGCCCTCCATTTAACTTGGTTCCATTCGGAAATATCGTAAATAAAGGGTTAACAATACGTGCTAACCAGGCTTCGGTTAAACGACTGCTGCCTAAACTTATTGACCATGTCATGTCGGGCAGGCTTAATCCTAAAGGGCTTATTACACACCGCATCCCATTAGAAGAGGTATCTGACGCCTATCGTCTTTTCTCTTCTAAACTGGACAACTGTATTAAAACCGTGCTGATCCCATCGGCCAAACACTAA
- a CDS encoding manganese catalase family protein, with product MFHHVKSLQFNARVSRPDPRFANLLLEQFGGENGELAAAMQYFTQAFGAKVPHPDKYDMLMDIATEEFSHLEIVGATIQMLLKGVNGELKDAADQSEIMQVMEGKAAKESIIHAALSANPQFPIITGGGPTPRNSQGVPWCASYIHSNGDLTVDLRSNLASESRAKLVYEHLMKFTDDPYIHETLSFLMTREVTHYKMFEAALDSIQPNFPPGVLAADPRFLQNVYNLSDGTVRGPWNEGEIKGMGKEFIYVENPLQQVQETEGQTKLPDNFSKELKASENLNKKMSEVKSAEVKNAEPEGVAQWSIYSKTTTKA from the coding sequence ATGTTTCATCACGTCAAATCATTACAATTTAACGCCCGTGTATCACGCCCTGATCCACGCTTTGCCAATTTATTATTAGAGCAATTCGGCGGCGAAAACGGCGAACTTGCCGCAGCTATGCAGTATTTTACACAGGCTTTTGGTGCTAAGGTGCCGCACCCTGATAAATACGATATGCTGATGGATATTGCCACAGAAGAATTCAGTCACCTGGAAATTGTAGGCGCAACTATACAGATGCTCTTAAAAGGTGTTAACGGGGAACTGAAAGATGCTGCCGACCAAAGCGAAATTATGCAGGTAATGGAGGGCAAAGCTGCCAAAGAAAGTATTATCCATGCAGCGTTATCAGCCAACCCACAATTCCCAATCATCACTGGTGGCGGGCCTACACCAAGAAATAGCCAGGGTGTGCCATGGTGTGCATCTTACATTCACTCTAACGGCGACCTGACTGTGGATCTGCGCAGTAACCTTGCTTCAGAATCGAGAGCAAAACTGGTTTACGAACACCTGATGAAATTTACGGATGACCCATACATCCATGAGACTTTATCATTTTTAATGACGAGGGAAGTAACCCACTATAAAATGTTTGAAGCAGCGTTAGATAGCATCCAGCCCAATTTCCCTCCGGGTGTGTTAGCCGCTGATCCACGTTTTCTGCAAAATGTTTACAACCTGTCTGACGGAACTGTTCGCGGCCCATGGAACGAAGGTGAGATTAAAGGCATGGGTAAAGAATTTATCTATGTTGAGAATCCTTTACAACAAGTACAGGAAACAGAAGGCCAAACCAAGTTACCTGATAATTTTAGCAAGGAACTAAAAGCCAGCGAAAATCTAAACAAGAAAATGAGTGAAGTAAAAAGTGCTGAAGTAAAAAATGCGGAACCGGAAGGTGTTGCGCAGTGGAGCATTTACAGTAAAACTACTACTAAAGCCTAA
- a CDS encoding response regulator: MKKRVLIIENDNDIRFIVEYILNERGFETLSIPEPLDLLEIIPFRPDVILLDEFINSRPGHRLCRKIKQVNGLKNVPIIIISTAQDIELIAAECEANDHIRKPFDVDDMVATVLRIVNHQSLAY, from the coding sequence GTGAAGAAGAGAGTATTGATTATTGAAAACGATAACGATATCAGATTTATCGTGGAGTATATTTTGAATGAACGAGGTTTTGAGACGCTAAGTATTCCTGAACCCTTGGATCTTTTAGAAATAATTCCTTTTCGGCCGGATGTGATTTTGTTGGACGAATTTATTAATAGCCGCCCAGGCCACCGTTTATGCCGCAAAATTAAACAGGTTAACGGCTTAAAAAATGTACCTATAATTATTATCTCTACGGCCCAGGATATTGAACTGATTGCGGCCGAATGTGAAGCCAACGATCATATCAGAAAACCATTTGATGTGGATGATATGGTAGCTACGGTGTTGCGTATTGTTAATCATCAGTCGCTGGCTTATTAG
- a CDS encoding helix-turn-helix domain-containing protein — MDAKLLPFFFFSTALVGFWSSIILISSKRLLSQNFYLALCISSLSFCAVYNFLYLYGAIADFPFLFIMAKSIIYLIAPCSYLYIRNTLHPENPYRLTDVLNFMPFVAVLFILANASLRSPVTIQKALSDSSITWFVDVSHSSLYYIFSIAKILLWLFYACMQTLMIIKFEGKRSIGNLTFNHRLINWVKIFNITVIILFTSLLVQFIANVSYISLEFVSDINMSLVLLFVVIILSARPHVLYSLEPVSSGSEKLNIETILPEEHREIITTSATTQDVYEQDVKQLFSSEKKARYLNMLNEYLLNSRPFLNKGLTVKKLAELSGIPAHHLSNLISIEYSMPFQDYINVQRIEYLKTHIGNSDWEHLTLEGICWEVGFTSRSTFFRAFVKHTGVSPSDYFESLKNAV; from the coding sequence ATGGACGCTAAACTTTTACCATTTTTTTTCTTCTCTACTGCACTGGTTGGATTTTGGTCGTCTATCATATTGATTTCATCAAAAAGACTTTTATCTCAGAATTTTTATTTAGCGCTATGTATATCCAGTTTGTCATTTTGCGCGGTTTATAATTTCTTGTATTTATACGGGGCGATTGCCGATTTTCCATTTTTGTTCATAATGGCTAAATCGATCATATATCTGATCGCACCTTGTTCTTATTTATATATTCGAAATACTTTACATCCAGAAAATCCCTATCGGCTGACTGATGTATTGAATTTTATGCCATTTGTTGCGGTTTTGTTTATTTTGGCTAATGCAAGCTTACGTAGCCCTGTAACTATTCAAAAAGCATTGTCGGATAGCTCTATTACTTGGTTTGTTGATGTTAGCCATTCCAGCTTATATTACATTTTCTCTATAGCAAAAATATTGTTGTGGCTCTTTTATGCCTGTATGCAAACGTTAATGATCATAAAGTTTGAAGGTAAAAGATCGATAGGTAATCTAACTTTTAATCATCGTCTAATTAATTGGGTTAAGATTTTTAACATTACCGTAATCATTCTGTTTACGTCTTTATTAGTGCAGTTTATTGCTAATGTTTCATATATCAGCCTTGAATTTGTGAGCGATATTAATATGTCTCTTGTGTTATTATTTGTCGTGATAATTTTGAGCGCTCGGCCGCATGTTCTCTATAGTTTGGAACCAGTTTCGTCAGGCTCAGAAAAATTAAACATAGAAACAATTTTACCCGAAGAGCACAGAGAGATAATAACAACTTCAGCAACCACACAAGATGTTTATGAACAGGATGTAAAACAATTATTTAGTTCTGAAAAGAAAGCAAGGTATTTAAATATGCTAAACGAATACCTCCTTAATTCAAGACCTTTCCTAAATAAAGGGCTTACTGTAAAAAAGCTTGCAGAGCTAAGCGGCATTCCTGCTCATCACTTATCTAATTTGATTAGTATTGAATATAGCATGCCTTTTCAGGATTATATTAATGTGCAACGCATAGAATATCTTAAAACTCATATTGGTAATTCTGATTGGGAACATTTAACCTTAGAGGGAATTTGTTGGGAGGTCGGTTTTACATCAAGAAGTACCTTCTTCAGGGCGTTCGTAAAACATACCGGTGTTTCGCCTTCCGATTATTTCGAGTCGTTAAAAAACGCAGTCTAA
- a CDS encoding DUF2490 domain-containing protein → MPLKIIARFIDGLKFVRPIIYTLVLLSISFHASAQSSTFQLWTDFTQNLRLNKGYTLDNEISYRTIFGNDTKWRSLNLTPKITKSLGDHWDIMFYMGFIATRQEADYNTRELRPGIGAKYYLKPTQRLTLGLLTRLESREEYTTEVSTWKESMRSRFRLEQNYLFNRKSMADNHVWYGLADQEFYLTLGKSVQEKYSNQVMIRVGVGYKPNNHWRYEAVNAYQFSRNTIDGEFGYANNQILRLRCRYYFN, encoded by the coding sequence ATGCCCCTGAAAATTATTGCAAGATTTATCGACGGTTTGAAATTTGTAAGGCCGATAATTTATACGCTGGTACTGCTGAGTATATCTTTTCATGCTTCTGCACAAAGTTCAACGTTTCAACTATGGACGGATTTTACTCAGAATTTGAGGTTAAATAAAGGATATACGTTAGATAATGAAATTTCTTATCGAACAATCTTTGGAAATGACACAAAATGGAGAAGCTTGAATCTGACCCCTAAAATTACAAAATCGCTTGGCGACCACTGGGATATAATGTTTTATATGGGGTTCATTGCTACGCGACAAGAAGCAGATTATAATACAAGAGAATTGAGGCCTGGGATTGGTGCCAAATATTACCTTAAACCTACTCAGCGTTTAACACTTGGCCTTTTGACAAGGCTGGAATCACGGGAAGAATATACTACGGAGGTAAGCACATGGAAAGAAAGCATGCGGTCGAGGTTTAGACTGGAGCAAAATTATCTGTTTAATCGAAAATCTATGGCAGATAACCATGTATGGTACGGGTTGGCTGATCAGGAGTTTTATTTGACCCTTGGTAAATCGGTACAAGAAAAGTACTCAAATCAAGTAATGATAAGGGTGGGAGTAGGGTATAAGCCCAATAATCACTGGCGCTATGAGGCGGTTAACGCATATCAGTTTTCAAGGAATACCATCGATGGGGAATTTGGCTATGCAAATAATCAAATCTTACGATTACGCTGCAGATACTACTTCAATTAA
- a CDS encoding glycerophosphodiester phosphodiesterase, whose protein sequence is MKYQFIYLFLMLPVFFSCNKNQLTVPPVNSNDNLANTQTIAATVMKNMEGVYSLSNGSIGLGTEFVCKVSKTKVSFFSNQSGLFFILSYGLNNSDGSIQFSGFWRNAANADQGTINFSVATADGALDLIKNGIATNIQLKGNFNSPAQPISIKYKRPFSQYVLTHEFSILAHGGIPVKTNPPFATNSLSGVSHAEDYGANGIEIDIQLTKDNVPICMHDPSFDNRLTQKGPLYGKFSDFNFDFLQQYVSLVDGQKIPSLAQALRTFVDSTTMKYVWMDVKGDPDIFKYMEPVVRDAYAHARAVNRDVTIFAGLPSEDVMAEYQKQPTYGASFPCMCELSLQDAIDNHCQFFAPRYTLGLLLDDVNKGHTLGIKSLTWTLSDNTTILSYLQNGKFDGFLSDNTPYVVYDYYALY, encoded by the coding sequence ATGAAATATCAATTTATATACTTGTTCCTGATGCTTCCGGTATTCTTTTCCTGTAATAAGAATCAGCTCACTGTGCCTCCTGTAAATTCCAACGACAATCTGGCAAATACACAAACAATTGCGGCAACTGTGATGAAGAATATGGAAGGGGTGTATTCCTTAAGTAATGGAAGCATTGGCTTGGGTACTGAATTTGTATGTAAAGTATCTAAAACTAAAGTATCTTTCTTTAGTAACCAAAGTGGTTTGTTCTTTATTTTGAGCTATGGGCTAAACAACTCAGATGGCTCTATTCAATTCTCAGGATTCTGGCGAAACGCAGCAAACGCAGATCAGGGTACGATTAATTTCTCCGTGGCTACAGCGGATGGCGCATTAGACTTAATTAAGAATGGTATAGCAACCAATATTCAATTAAAAGGCAATTTCAATTCTCCCGCACAGCCCATCAGCATAAAATATAAACGCCCTTTTTCCCAGTACGTATTAACTCATGAATTCTCAATTTTAGCACACGGAGGTATTCCGGTTAAGACTAATCCACCATTTGCAACGAATTCATTAAGTGGCGTTTCGCATGCTGAAGATTATGGAGCTAACGGTATTGAAATTGATATCCAGCTCACCAAAGATAATGTGCCCATTTGTATGCACGATCCGTCATTTGATAACAGGCTCACGCAAAAAGGCCCCTTGTACGGTAAATTCAGCGACTTTAACTTTGACTTCCTGCAGCAATATGTAAGTCTGGTTGACGGGCAGAAAATCCCGTCATTAGCGCAAGCGCTCCGAACGTTTGTAGATTCTACAACGATGAAATATGTTTGGATGGATGTGAAGGGTGATCCGGACATATTTAAGTATATGGAACCCGTTGTGCGGGATGCTTATGCCCATGCCCGTGCGGTAAACCGGGACGTAACTATATTTGCCGGCCTGCCATCTGAGGATGTAATGGCAGAATATCAAAAACAGCCAACTTATGGAGCCAGTTTTCCATGTATGTGCGAGTTGAGTCTCCAGGACGCTATTGATAACCATTGTCAATTCTTTGCCCCACGGTATACATTGGGTTTGTTACTGGATGATGTTAACAAAGGGCATACCCTCGGCATAAAATCGTTGACCTGGACTTTAAGTGATAACACCACTATACTAAGCTATTTGCAGAACGGGAAATTTGATGGATTTCTCTCCGACAACACCCCTTATGTGGTCTATGATTATTATGCACTCTATTAA
- a CDS encoding outer membrane beta-barrel protein has product MNVKQIIWVMVLIVCTVNAVGQTPDYSKPKKSNFAVYAGLGPNYYFNNLEIGKGYINKFNYSWTGRVMWEPGHLLSLGIETGYYRLYTFNTPQPNPVHIANTAIPIQIVLSMKFLQNFYVNFAMGQAVLLNKIHTENSGDINASSFSVADFSGTVGYRHRLSSRFSIGTEAKYYYSSGYVDRNIALLFVGGYRF; this is encoded by the coding sequence ATGAATGTAAAACAAATAATTTGGGTGATGGTGTTAATTGTTTGCACGGTAAATGCCGTAGGCCAGACACCGGACTATAGTAAACCGAAGAAGAGCAATTTTGCTGTTTATGCAGGCTTAGGGCCTAATTATTACTTTAACAACCTCGAAATAGGGAAGGGTTATATCAATAAATTTAACTATTCATGGACAGGCCGGGTGATGTGGGAGCCAGGGCATTTATTAAGCCTGGGCATCGAAACAGGTTATTACCGGTTGTACACCTTCAATACTCCGCAGCCTAACCCGGTTCATATTGCAAACACTGCTATTCCAATCCAGATTGTATTGTCTATGAAGTTCCTGCAAAATTTTTATGTGAATTTCGCCATGGGGCAGGCTGTATTGCTGAATAAGATCCATACAGAAAATTCGGGCGATATTAACGCTTCCAGTTTTTCTGTGGCCGATTTTTCAGGCACGGTTGGCTACCGGCACCGATTGAGCAGCAGATTTTCTATTGGTACAGAAGCTAAATATTATTATTCAAGTGGTTACGTAGATAGGAATATTGCCCTGTTGTTTGTTGGCGGATACAGGTTCTAA
- a CDS encoding metallophosphoesterase: MKMRGKNTFACLLLLISICCISISAVAQQTHVIAFASDTQAPLFFEKVIRETNHNKKATEMIFKDILTAHPSALFLLGDVVSLGYSEPTWKNIDRYLKWYDHEAIPVYAVLGNHELLLNAKKGKQEFQSRFPAHSPTGYTKVIDSIAVILLNSNFSEMTRSELNVQDVWYAKTINDLDADPAIKFIIVSCHHSPFSNSTVVGPSLNVQQKFVPAFIKSKKCALFLSGHSHNFERFKVQGKYFLVIGGGGGPHQPLLKEDLTPDLSPKYKPMFHYLEIQRDHDSLQIISRELKSDFSGFDDGLRFYLSKN, translated from the coding sequence ATGAAAATGAGAGGTAAAAATACGTTCGCCTGTTTATTGCTTTTGATTAGCATTTGCTGTATTTCGATTTCGGCGGTGGCTCAGCAAACGCATGTTATTGCATTTGCAAGCGATACCCAAGCCCCATTGTTTTTTGAGAAAGTTATACGAGAAACCAATCACAATAAAAAAGCGACCGAAATGATTTTTAAGGATATACTTACCGCCCATCCATCTGCTTTATTCCTACTGGGTGATGTAGTGTCGCTGGGGTATAGTGAGCCCACATGGAAAAATATAGATCGGTATTTGAAGTGGTATGACCACGAGGCCATCCCTGTTTATGCAGTGTTGGGCAATCACGAATTACTGCTGAATGCAAAAAAAGGGAAACAAGAATTTCAATCGAGATTTCCTGCGCATAGCCCTACAGGTTACACCAAGGTAATCGACTCTATCGCAGTTATATTACTAAATTCTAACTTTAGTGAAATGACCAGATCTGAACTAAACGTGCAGGATGTTTGGTACGCAAAAACAATAAATGACCTTGATGCAGATCCGGCTATAAAATTTATAATCGTAAGCTGTCATCACTCCCCCTTTTCAAACAGCACAGTGGTCGGCCCATCTTTAAATGTGCAGCAAAAATTCGTTCCTGCATTTATTAAATCGAAAAAGTGTGCGCTGTTCCTATCAGGCCATTCGCACAATTTTGAACGGTTTAAGGTACAAGGCAAATATTTTCTGGTGATAGGTGGTGGCGGTGGGCCGCATCAGCCATTACTCAAAGAAGATTTAACACCCGATCTATCGCCCAAATATAAACCGATGTTCCATTACCTTGAAATACAACGAGATCACGATTCATTGCAGATTATATCCCGTGAATTGAAAAGTGATTTTTCAGGTTTTGACGATGGGTTAAGATTTTATCTATCAAAAAATTAG
- a CDS encoding transporter, whose product MKKTLLVLLTMVCAASTMPSFAQQATEAKIYQNYPVGLQMLQAGYGMQNTNSTVDGAVTIPNKDVKIDVSLYYLRYATFFNFFNKTAGVQLVVPYASIDAKILGVNRKNSGFSDMMVVLGSNIIGGQPLSFAKFLQTPKETIFAWSLAVTAPTGSYSTNKLLNPGGNRWQFKPELAFSKPIKKFDIEVYAAAKFFTTNSETPSLIALKPGSSLKQNAFYSATFHGIYNLNTKFWISFDAASRFGGETTQNDIAENNAQSLLGLGGSATYSPGIHHQIGFSYMGRAAGDSDAPNGHMFALKYSFLFGAKMDQTIRAMKAKAQQQ is encoded by the coding sequence ATGAAAAAAACCTTACTAGTCTTATTAACCATGGTGTGCGCTGCTTCTACAATGCCAAGCTTTGCTCAGCAAGCCACGGAAGCAAAAATCTATCAAAATTATCCGGTAGGGTTGCAAATGTTGCAAGCGGGATATGGAATGCAAAATACAAATTCAACTGTTGACGGCGCTGTTACCATACCAAACAAAGATGTAAAAATCGATGTCTCGCTTTATTACCTACGTTACGCTACCTTTTTTAATTTTTTCAATAAAACTGCAGGTGTACAACTTGTAGTGCCTTACGCCAGTATTGATGCGAAGATTCTTGGAGTAAATAGAAAAAACTCAGGTTTTAGCGATATGATGGTGGTACTTGGATCAAATATTATAGGCGGCCAGCCATTATCTTTTGCTAAATTCCTTCAAACACCCAAAGAAACCATCTTTGCATGGTCTCTGGCCGTAACAGCACCTACAGGAAGTTATTCGACCAATAAGTTGCTAAACCCGGGGGGTAACAGGTGGCAGTTTAAACCCGAACTGGCATTTAGCAAGCCAATTAAAAAATTTGATATAGAAGTTTATGCAGCAGCGAAGTTTTTTACCACCAATAGTGAAACGCCTTCATTAATCGCATTAAAACCGGGTTCGTCGCTTAAGCAAAATGCATTTTATAGCGCTACTTTTCATGGTATCTATAACCTGAATACTAAATTCTGGATTTCATTTGACGCTGCGAGCAGGTTTGGTGGCGAAACAACACAAAATGACATTGCTGAGAATAATGCGCAGTCTTTGCTCGGTTTAGGCGGTTCCGCCACTTATTCTCCCGGTATTCATCACCAGATCGGATTTAGTTATATGGGCCGCGCCGCAGGTGATTCTGATGCACCAAACGGGCACATGTTTGCCCTTAAATATTCTTTTTTATTTGGCGCAAAGATGGATCAAACAATCCGTGCCATGAAAGCAAAGGCTCAACAACAATAA
- a CDS encoding alkyl/aryl-sulfatase produces the protein MKSTTKMLICFIAIAGFEGGQEIKAQTAPVNNVPTKFTVQANEALLSYLPFSDSTDFKNAMKGFIATIPGGEIKDDKGNVNYSMKSFDFLKAPAPNTVNPSLWRQSRLNAINGLFKVADNIYQIRGFDLANMTLIKGKTGWIVIDPLTVKETVIAGMKLVKQHLGNFPVKAVILTHSHGDHFGGMRGVVNEQDIKSGKIRVYAPVGFFEHSISENVMGGNTMSRRASYMYGNLIPKGATGSLGSGLGTTTAKGNTGILDASDIISKEGGESRIIDGVKVDFFYTPEAEAPAEMMFYFPEMKAFCQSEEIAHTLHNLYTLRGAQVRNGQKWSLYIDRAIQRYGKDVQVSFGSHHWPTWGNSAINKFWANQRDLYRFIHDQTLRLANEGYTPNEIAEMIKLPESLDKEFYDRGYYGSVSHDVKGQYQLYFGWFDGNPSNLNPLPPTEAGAKYVEMMGGADEVLTKAKKYYEKGEYRWVAEVLKHLVYSDPKNQAARNLLADAYQQLGYIAESGPWRNFYLTGANELRNGLKTTNNMGSANPDVLNAMSSELLFNYIAMRYKGTEENTSKSNFNINLTDRNEKIGLIVGNGVVNPRIGSLITKDVTATITMSRKDLIILTSGEDVKVDDYIKNGKIKIAGDADAFKKFLANIDNFNFWFNIIEP, from the coding sequence ATGAAATCAACTACAAAAATGCTCATTTGCTTTATTGCAATTGCAGGTTTCGAGGGTGGACAAGAAATAAAGGCGCAAACAGCCCCGGTAAATAATGTGCCAACCAAATTTACTGTGCAGGCGAACGAGGCCTTATTATCTTATTTACCATTTTCAGACTCTACTGATTTTAAAAATGCCATGAAGGGTTTTATAGCCACTATCCCTGGCGGAGAAATTAAGGATGATAAAGGTAATGTTAATTATAGCATGAAATCTTTTGATTTTTTAAAGGCTCCTGCACCAAATACGGTAAATCCAAGTTTGTGGCGTCAAAGCAGATTAAATGCCATTAACGGATTATTTAAAGTTGCTGATAATATTTACCAGATCAGAGGGTTTGATTTGGCCAATATGACCTTGATTAAAGGTAAAACCGGCTGGATAGTTATTGATCCTTTAACGGTTAAGGAAACGGTAATTGCGGGTATGAAACTGGTAAAACAGCATTTGGGGAATTTTCCTGTTAAAGCGGTTATCCTAACCCATAGTCACGGCGACCACTTTGGCGGTATGCGTGGCGTTGTTAATGAGCAAGATATAAAGAGCGGGAAAATTAGGGTGTACGCACCAGTCGGCTTTTTTGAACATTCGATTAGCGAGAACGTAATGGGCGGTAATACCATGAGCCGCAGGGCATCATATATGTATGGAAATCTTATTCCAAAAGGAGCGACAGGTAGTTTGGGATCTGGTCTTGGGACAACAACCGCCAAAGGAAATACCGGCATACTGGATGCGTCGGATATCATTTCAAAAGAGGGCGGAGAATCAAGAATCATTGATGGTGTGAAAGTCGATTTTTTCTACACACCTGAAGCAGAAGCCCCGGCTGAAATGATGTTTTATTTTCCGGAAATGAAAGCATTTTGCCAGTCTGAAGAAATTGCCCATACCCTACACAATTTATATACTTTAAGAGGTGCCCAGGTACGCAACGGACAAAAATGGAGCCTTTATATCGACAGGGCAATTCAAAGATATGGTAAAGATGTTCAAGTTTCTTTTGGTTCACACCACTGGCCAACATGGGGTAATTCGGCCATCAATAAATTTTGGGCAAACCAGCGCGATCTGTACCGATTTATCCATGATCAAACGCTGAGGTTAGCTAATGAAGGCTATACGCCGAACGAAATTGCTGAAATGATCAAACTCCCTGAATCATTGGACAAAGAATTTTATGACCGCGGGTATTACGGATCGGTTAGCCATGATGTTAAAGGTCAGTATCAACTCTACTTTGGTTGGTTTGACGGCAATCCATCTAACCTAAATCCATTACCACCAACTGAGGCGGGTGCTAAATATGTTGAAATGATGGGCGGCGCAGATGAAGTACTAACCAAAGCAAAAAAATATTATGAAAAAGGAGAATACCGTTGGGTGGCAGAAGTTTTAAAGCATTTGGTGTATTCAGATCCTAAAAACCAGGCGGCCAGAAATTTACTGGCGGATGCTTACCAACAATTAGGGTATATCGCTGAATCCGGACCATGGAGAAATTTTTATCTGACTGGGGCAAATGAGTTAAGAAATGGCCTTAAAACAACCAATAATATGGGGTCAGCTAACCCGGATGTACTCAATGCGATGTCTTCTGAACTATTGTTTAACTATATCGCTATGCGGTACAAAGGAACTGAGGAAAATACCAGTAAATCAAATTTCAATATCAACCTTACTGACAGGAACGAAAAGATAGGCCTTATTGTAGGTAATGGTGTTGTTAATCCGAGAATTGGTAGCCTGATTACAAAGGATGTCACTGCAACGATAACGATGAGCAGGAAGGATTTAATAATCTTAACTAGCGGCGAAGATGTAAAGGTTGATGATTACATCAAAAATGGAAAGATTAAAATTGCCGGTGATGCCGATGCATTCAAAAAATTCCTGGCCAATATTGACAACTTTAATTTCTGGTTTAACATCATCGAACCCTAA